From a single Diachasmimorpha longicaudata isolate KC_UGA_2023 chromosome 13, iyDiaLong2, whole genome shotgun sequence genomic region:
- the LOC135168513 gene encoding E3 ubiquitin-protein ligase RNF38 isoform X1 codes for MNGPGNHQHRGMGMQGRYRNGGGGGTGTGPMTRPAPTHSRSGWHPLGQHTQHGQLNQQYKEYPYRQGSSPRYHNGDCPGVGTSSGPSGKEVYHGAVGGSSAGYKVNPQQHGQQSRGQVPQQSLPSSHFSQEQTGPPTNTPPLRINICGQESTMRGPIMNLSPSLGAGTVDMEYRRATQASNQLPLSPVQIQPSPPYYRQPSQDDGRKSESPSRKRRRISRNGAVPGLDVQEPTPSAPTPPLHTNPAPWELPPAPQRRSPRNHMSTRGSPPIRNRYPRYSDSFTLSYPFIPGMHNSHPTIHNSHHGIHGQHHTIHNSHHGLHNGRHNIHSAHHNLHNAHQSHPHHPVATGHHPNQGTNGPVVVEVGQVGVSSLGVTVSGEPIWHPQATGYRIPCQLHGIYAPTGPHAFAHSCQQVPHHHHHGHYSTGHPGHSLIGAAPRGYPTPPGGPVAALHAHPPPPPVHAPHYPAHHQLSQQREVDLELIESHLHHRQMANGGPPMPLPHSYSPPALAQVTTPPPIFLPETRSNQLEMLQSRTRRATTGGRRQRTSRWLGTPGGYSGLLLHFLAMFSNPPLSPYSQTELSSPESAETENYEALLSLAERLGEAKPRGLTRAEVEQLRSYKFNAENPHGDQTNCVVCMCDFEAPQMLRALPCSHEFHAKCIDKWLRSNRTCPICRGDAGDLFSNSGTASD; via the exons ATGAACGGACCGGGTAATCATCAGCATCGGGGCATGGGTATGCAGGGCAGATACAGGaacggtggtggtggtggtacgGGTACGGGGCCTATGACTCGTCCAGCCCCAACCCACAGCCGCTCCGGCTGGCATCCCCTCGGCCAGCACACACAGCACGGCCAGCTTAACCAGCAGTACAAGGAGTACCCCTATCGTCAGGGATCCTCGCCAAGATATCACAACGG GGACTGTCCGGGTGTGGGTACGTCCTCAGGCCCTTCTGGAAAGGAAGTCTATCACGGTGCAGTGGGTGGATCGAGTGCAGGTTACAAAGTAAATCCCCAACAGCACGGACAACAGTCACGAGGACAAGTGCCCCAACAGTCTCTCCCATCGTCTCACTTTTCTCAGGAACAAACTGGCCCACCAACAAACACTCCACCGTTACGCATAAACATCTGTGGACAA GAGAGCACAATGAGAGGACCGATTATGAACCTCAGCCCCAGCTTGGGTGCAGGTACAGTTGACATGGAGTATCGGAGAGCTACACAGG CATCGAACCAGTTACCCCTTAGTCCAGTCCAGATACAACCGTCGCCGCCATATTACAGGCAACCTAGTCAGGACGACGGAAGAAAG AGTGAATCGccatcgagaaaacgtcgtCGAATATCTCGGAACGGAGCAGTTCCAGGCCTCGACGTTCAGGAACCAACGCCTTCAGCTCCAACACCTCCACTCCACACAAATCCCGCCCCCTGGGAATTACCCCCTGCCCCCCAGCGCAGATCGCCTCGCAATCACATGAGCACACGGGGCAGTCCACCAATACGTAATCGTTATCCACGTTATTCCGACTCATTTACACTGTCTTATCCATTCATACCTGGAATGCACAATTCCCATCCAACAATTCACAATTCTCACCATGGAATACACGGACAGCATCACACTATTCATAATTCTCATCATGGGTTACACAATGGACGTCACAATATACACAGTGCCCACCATAATCTCCACAATGCCCATCAGAGCCATCCGCATCATCCAGTTGCCACTGGACATCATCCTAATCAGGGTACAAATGGGCCTGTTGTCGTTGAAGTTGGACAAGTTGGTGTTTCCAGTCTTGGGGTTACAGTCAGTGGTGAGCCTATCTGGCATCCACAAGCAACTGGGTACAGAATTCCATGCCAACTACATGGGATTTATGCCCCCACTGGGCCACATGCCTTTGCTCACTCTTGCCag cagGTGCCACACCACCATCATCATGGCCACTATTCCACAGGTCACCCAGGCCACAGTCTGATTGGTGCTGCCCCTAGGGGCTATCCCACCCCTCCGGGTGGCCCCGTGGCTGCCCTACATGCACATCCACCGCCACCACCCGTCCATGCCCCTCATTATCCAGCCCATCATCAACTATCACAACAG aggGAAGTTGATTTGGAGCTGATTGAAAGTCATTTACATCATCGGCAAATGGCAAACGGTGGACCCCCAATGCCCCTACCTCACTCTTACTCGCCTCCAGCGCTCGCCCAAGTCACGACACCACCACCAATATTCCTACCTGAGACTCGAAGTAATCAACTGGAGATGCTCCAATCACGTACACGAAGAGCAACCACGGGCGGCCGAAGACAAAGGACAAGCAGATGGCTAGGAACCCCCGGCGGTTACTCCGGGCTACTCCTTCATTTCTT AGCCATGTTCAGCAATCCACCACTGTCCCCATACAGTCAAACTGAGCTATCGTCACCTGAGtccgctgaaaccgaaaattaCGAGGCACTACTTTCACTCGCCGAGAGACTCGGTGAGGCTAAACCAAGGGGTCTCACGCGAGCCGAGGTGGAACAATTACGTTCGTACAAATTCAACGCTGAAAATCCACATGGGGATCAAACAAACTGCGTTGTATGCATGTGTGACTTCGAGGCACCACAGATGCTGAGGGCTCTACCCTGCTCTCACGAGTTTCACGCCAAGTGCATTGATAAATGGCTCAGg tcAAATCGAACCTGTCCAATTTGCCGAGGCGACGCCGGCGATCTATTCAGCAACAGTGGTACAGCCAGCGACTAA
- the LOC135168513 gene encoding E3 ubiquitin-protein ligase RNF38 isoform X2 yields MNGPGNHQHRGMGMQGRYRNGGGGGTGTGPMTRPAPTHSRSGWHPLGQHTQHGQLNQQYKEYPYRQGSSPRYHNGDCPGVGTSSGPSGKEVYHGAVGGSSAGYKVNPQQHGQQSRGQVPQQSLPSSHFSQEQTGPPTNTPPLRINICGQESTMRGPIMNLSPSLGAGTVDMEYRRATQASNQLPLSPVQIQPSPPYYRQPSQDDGRKSESPSRKRRRISRNGAVPGLDVQEPTPSAPTPPLHTNPAPWELPPAPQRRSPRNHMSTRGSPPIRNRYPRYSDSFTLSYPFIPGMHNSHPTIHNSHHGIHGQHHTIHNSHHGLHNGRHNIHSAHHNLHNAHQSHPHHPVATGHHPNQGTNGPVVVEVGQVGVSSLGVTVSGEPIWHPQATGYRIPCQLHGIYAPTGPHAFAHSCQVPHHHHHGHYSTGHPGHSLIGAAPRGYPTPPGGPVAALHAHPPPPPVHAPHYPAHHQLSQQREVDLELIESHLHHRQMANGGPPMPLPHSYSPPALAQVTTPPPIFLPETRSNQLEMLQSRTRRATTGGRRQRTSRWLGTPGGYSGLLLHFLAMFSNPPLSPYSQTELSSPESAETENYEALLSLAERLGEAKPRGLTRAEVEQLRSYKFNAENPHGDQTNCVVCMCDFEAPQMLRALPCSHEFHAKCIDKWLRSNRTCPICRGDAGDLFSNSGTASD; encoded by the exons ATGAACGGACCGGGTAATCATCAGCATCGGGGCATGGGTATGCAGGGCAGATACAGGaacggtggtggtggtggtacgGGTACGGGGCCTATGACTCGTCCAGCCCCAACCCACAGCCGCTCCGGCTGGCATCCCCTCGGCCAGCACACACAGCACGGCCAGCTTAACCAGCAGTACAAGGAGTACCCCTATCGTCAGGGATCCTCGCCAAGATATCACAACGG GGACTGTCCGGGTGTGGGTACGTCCTCAGGCCCTTCTGGAAAGGAAGTCTATCACGGTGCAGTGGGTGGATCGAGTGCAGGTTACAAAGTAAATCCCCAACAGCACGGACAACAGTCACGAGGACAAGTGCCCCAACAGTCTCTCCCATCGTCTCACTTTTCTCAGGAACAAACTGGCCCACCAACAAACACTCCACCGTTACGCATAAACATCTGTGGACAA GAGAGCACAATGAGAGGACCGATTATGAACCTCAGCCCCAGCTTGGGTGCAGGTACAGTTGACATGGAGTATCGGAGAGCTACACAGG CATCGAACCAGTTACCCCTTAGTCCAGTCCAGATACAACCGTCGCCGCCATATTACAGGCAACCTAGTCAGGACGACGGAAGAAAG AGTGAATCGccatcgagaaaacgtcgtCGAATATCTCGGAACGGAGCAGTTCCAGGCCTCGACGTTCAGGAACCAACGCCTTCAGCTCCAACACCTCCACTCCACACAAATCCCGCCCCCTGGGAATTACCCCCTGCCCCCCAGCGCAGATCGCCTCGCAATCACATGAGCACACGGGGCAGTCCACCAATACGTAATCGTTATCCACGTTATTCCGACTCATTTACACTGTCTTATCCATTCATACCTGGAATGCACAATTCCCATCCAACAATTCACAATTCTCACCATGGAATACACGGACAGCATCACACTATTCATAATTCTCATCATGGGTTACACAATGGACGTCACAATATACACAGTGCCCACCATAATCTCCACAATGCCCATCAGAGCCATCCGCATCATCCAGTTGCCACTGGACATCATCCTAATCAGGGTACAAATGGGCCTGTTGTCGTTGAAGTTGGACAAGTTGGTGTTTCCAGTCTTGGGGTTACAGTCAGTGGTGAGCCTATCTGGCATCCACAAGCAACTGGGTACAGAATTCCATGCCAACTACATGGGATTTATGCCCCCACTGGGCCACATGCCTTTGCTCACTCTTGCCag GTGCCACACCACCATCATCATGGCCACTATTCCACAGGTCACCCAGGCCACAGTCTGATTGGTGCTGCCCCTAGGGGCTATCCCACCCCTCCGGGTGGCCCCGTGGCTGCCCTACATGCACATCCACCGCCACCACCCGTCCATGCCCCTCATTATCCAGCCCATCATCAACTATCACAACAG aggGAAGTTGATTTGGAGCTGATTGAAAGTCATTTACATCATCGGCAAATGGCAAACGGTGGACCCCCAATGCCCCTACCTCACTCTTACTCGCCTCCAGCGCTCGCCCAAGTCACGACACCACCACCAATATTCCTACCTGAGACTCGAAGTAATCAACTGGAGATGCTCCAATCACGTACACGAAGAGCAACCACGGGCGGCCGAAGACAAAGGACAAGCAGATGGCTAGGAACCCCCGGCGGTTACTCCGGGCTACTCCTTCATTTCTT AGCCATGTTCAGCAATCCACCACTGTCCCCATACAGTCAAACTGAGCTATCGTCACCTGAGtccgctgaaaccgaaaattaCGAGGCACTACTTTCACTCGCCGAGAGACTCGGTGAGGCTAAACCAAGGGGTCTCACGCGAGCCGAGGTGGAACAATTACGTTCGTACAAATTCAACGCTGAAAATCCACATGGGGATCAAACAAACTGCGTTGTATGCATGTGTGACTTCGAGGCACCACAGATGCTGAGGGCTCTACCCTGCTCTCACGAGTTTCACGCCAAGTGCATTGATAAATGGCTCAGg tcAAATCGAACCTGTCCAATTTGCCGAGGCGACGCCGGCGATCTATTCAGCAACAGTGGTACAGCCAGCGACTAA
- the LOC135168513 gene encoding E3 ubiquitin-protein ligase RNF38 isoform X3 — protein sequence MTATQECYPIRDCPGVGTSSGPSGKEVYHGAVGGSSAGYKVNPQQHGQQSRGQVPQQSLPSSHFSQEQTGPPTNTPPLRINICGQESTMRGPIMNLSPSLGAGTVDMEYRRATQASNQLPLSPVQIQPSPPYYRQPSQDDGRKSESPSRKRRRISRNGAVPGLDVQEPTPSAPTPPLHTNPAPWELPPAPQRRSPRNHMSTRGSPPIRNRYPRYSDSFTLSYPFIPGMHNSHPTIHNSHHGIHGQHHTIHNSHHGLHNGRHNIHSAHHNLHNAHQSHPHHPVATGHHPNQGTNGPVVVEVGQVGVSSLGVTVSGEPIWHPQATGYRIPCQLHGIYAPTGPHAFAHSCQQVPHHHHHGHYSTGHPGHSLIGAAPRGYPTPPGGPVAALHAHPPPPPVHAPHYPAHHQLSQQREVDLELIESHLHHRQMANGGPPMPLPHSYSPPALAQVTTPPPIFLPETRSNQLEMLQSRTRRATTGGRRQRTSRWLGTPGGYSGLLLHFLAMFSNPPLSPYSQTELSSPESAETENYEALLSLAERLGEAKPRGLTRAEVEQLRSYKFNAENPHGDQTNCVVCMCDFEAPQMLRALPCSHEFHAKCIDKWLRSNRTCPICRGDAGDLFSNSGTASD from the exons GGACTGTCCGGGTGTGGGTACGTCCTCAGGCCCTTCTGGAAAGGAAGTCTATCACGGTGCAGTGGGTGGATCGAGTGCAGGTTACAAAGTAAATCCCCAACAGCACGGACAACAGTCACGAGGACAAGTGCCCCAACAGTCTCTCCCATCGTCTCACTTTTCTCAGGAACAAACTGGCCCACCAACAAACACTCCACCGTTACGCATAAACATCTGTGGACAA GAGAGCACAATGAGAGGACCGATTATGAACCTCAGCCCCAGCTTGGGTGCAGGTACAGTTGACATGGAGTATCGGAGAGCTACACAGG CATCGAACCAGTTACCCCTTAGTCCAGTCCAGATACAACCGTCGCCGCCATATTACAGGCAACCTAGTCAGGACGACGGAAGAAAG AGTGAATCGccatcgagaaaacgtcgtCGAATATCTCGGAACGGAGCAGTTCCAGGCCTCGACGTTCAGGAACCAACGCCTTCAGCTCCAACACCTCCACTCCACACAAATCCCGCCCCCTGGGAATTACCCCCTGCCCCCCAGCGCAGATCGCCTCGCAATCACATGAGCACACGGGGCAGTCCACCAATACGTAATCGTTATCCACGTTATTCCGACTCATTTACACTGTCTTATCCATTCATACCTGGAATGCACAATTCCCATCCAACAATTCACAATTCTCACCATGGAATACACGGACAGCATCACACTATTCATAATTCTCATCATGGGTTACACAATGGACGTCACAATATACACAGTGCCCACCATAATCTCCACAATGCCCATCAGAGCCATCCGCATCATCCAGTTGCCACTGGACATCATCCTAATCAGGGTACAAATGGGCCTGTTGTCGTTGAAGTTGGACAAGTTGGTGTTTCCAGTCTTGGGGTTACAGTCAGTGGTGAGCCTATCTGGCATCCACAAGCAACTGGGTACAGAATTCCATGCCAACTACATGGGATTTATGCCCCCACTGGGCCACATGCCTTTGCTCACTCTTGCCag cagGTGCCACACCACCATCATCATGGCCACTATTCCACAGGTCACCCAGGCCACAGTCTGATTGGTGCTGCCCCTAGGGGCTATCCCACCCCTCCGGGTGGCCCCGTGGCTGCCCTACATGCACATCCACCGCCACCACCCGTCCATGCCCCTCATTATCCAGCCCATCATCAACTATCACAACAG aggGAAGTTGATTTGGAGCTGATTGAAAGTCATTTACATCATCGGCAAATGGCAAACGGTGGACCCCCAATGCCCCTACCTCACTCTTACTCGCCTCCAGCGCTCGCCCAAGTCACGACACCACCACCAATATTCCTACCTGAGACTCGAAGTAATCAACTGGAGATGCTCCAATCACGTACACGAAGAGCAACCACGGGCGGCCGAAGACAAAGGACAAGCAGATGGCTAGGAACCCCCGGCGGTTACTCCGGGCTACTCCTTCATTTCTT AGCCATGTTCAGCAATCCACCACTGTCCCCATACAGTCAAACTGAGCTATCGTCACCTGAGtccgctgaaaccgaaaattaCGAGGCACTACTTTCACTCGCCGAGAGACTCGGTGAGGCTAAACCAAGGGGTCTCACGCGAGCCGAGGTGGAACAATTACGTTCGTACAAATTCAACGCTGAAAATCCACATGGGGATCAAACAAACTGCGTTGTATGCATGTGTGACTTCGAGGCACCACAGATGCTGAGGGCTCTACCCTGCTCTCACGAGTTTCACGCCAAGTGCATTGATAAATGGCTCAGg tcAAATCGAACCTGTCCAATTTGCCGAGGCGACGCCGGCGATCTATTCAGCAACAGTGGTACAGCCAGCGACTAA